From a single Oreochromis niloticus isolate F11D_XX linkage group LG3, O_niloticus_UMD_NMBU, whole genome shotgun sequence genomic region:
- the LOC109203670 gene encoding tripartite motif-containing protein 29-like, protein MAQKGVQLDRETFSCSIYLDLLKDPVTTACGHSYCMNCIKTHFDEEDRKRIHSCTQCRKTFTPRPVLEKNIMLAALVEQLKKTGLQAAPADHCYAGPEDVACDVCTGRKLKAIKSCLVCLASYCEKHLQPHYDAAPLKKHKLVAPSKKLQENICSRHDEVMKIFCRTDQQSICYLCTVDEHKGHETVPAAAERTEKQKELEVRRLNIQQRIQEREKDVKLLQQEVEAINGSADKAVEDSEKMFTELIRLIQKRSSDVKQQVRSQQETEVSRVKQLQEKLEQEIAELKRKDGELEQLSHTEDHNHFLHNYPS, encoded by the coding sequence ATGGCACAGAAAGGAGTTCAGCTGGACCGAGAAACCTTCTCTTGTTCCATCTAtttggatctactgaaggatccggtgactacagcctgtggacacagctactgcatgaaCTGCATTAAAACCCACTTTGATGAAGAGGACAGAAAGCGAATCCACAGCTGCACTCAGTGCAGGAAGACTTTCACACCGAGGCCTGTCCTGGAGAAAAACATCATGTTAGCAGCTTtagtggagcagctgaagaagactggactccaagctgctccagctgatcactgctatgctggacctgaagatgtggcctgtgatgtctgcactgggaGGAAGCTGAAAGCCATTAAGTCCTGTTTAGTCTGTCTGGcctcttactgtgagaaacacctcCAACCTCACTATGATGCAGctccattaaagaaacacaagctggtggccccctccaagaagctccaggagaacatctgctctcgtcatgatgaggtgatgaagattttctgtcgtactgatcagcagagtatctgttatctctgcacagtggatgaacataaaggccatgaaacagtcccagctgcagcagaaaggactgagaagcagaaggagcTCGAGGTGAGACGactaaacatccagcagagaatccaggagcgagagaaagatgtgaagctgcttcaacaggaggtggaggccatcaatggctctgctgataaagcagtggaggacagtgagaagatgttcactgagctgatccgtctcatccagaaaagaagctctgatgtgaagcagcaggtcagatcccagcaggaaactgaagtgagtcgagtcaaacagcttcaggagaagctggagcaggagatcgctgagctgaagaggaaagacggcgagctggagcagctctcacacacagaggatcacaaccactttctacacaactacccctca
- the LOC109203667 gene encoding zinc finger protein OZF, which yields MSSVQYLREFIKERLTAVCEEIFSEVQKTIVQYEEETNRQHRLLDISWKPDRNSHIIDLPQQHDCEEEEGLDEQQVCNQERNSSVDQEDPEPPQITEEQEELCSSQEGEQLGLKKESEGIIVWTDEEQLRVMETICKPEIRLHRIDVVQQHAFKEEEVLTDQQIFNQERNSSLDQEDPEPPQIKEEQEELCSSQEGEELGLKQETDTFLISGCHHESSHSEPEPNSEQLLSHSSSEAESRDYEVNGHVDSRSTRNEELKKRHHSQRVNNTPVSVSQSRTDTKNKSVQCDVCGKTLPDKYKLIAHLRVHTGEKPYSCFTCAKRFSNSSALKKHMRIHTGEKPYSCSTCGKRFSDSSAFKTHRRVHTGEKPYCCSTCGKRFATSSTLKTHTRVHTGEKPYCCSMCGKGFNQKSHLDSHARIHTGEKPYPCSTCGKRFADSSGFKTHTRIHTGEKPYCCSTCGKGFIQKSRLDCHIRIHTGEKPYPCSICGKRFVDKVQLKKHMRIHTV from the exons ATGAGCTCAGTGCAGTATTTGAGAGAGTTCATCAAGGAGAGACTAACTGCTGTTTGTGAAGAAATCTTCTCAGAGGTTCAAAAAACCATCGTCCAGTATGAGGAGGAGACCAACCGTCAGCACAGACTGCTGGATATCAGCTGGAAACCCGACAGAAACTCACACATCATAG ACCTCCCACAACAACATgactgtgaggaagaggagggtctGGATGAGCAGCAGGTCTGTAACCAGGAGAGGAACTCCAGTGTGGACCAGGAGGACCCAGAGCCTCCACAGATTacagaggaacaggaggaactctgcagcagtcaggagggagagcagcttgGACTGAAGAAGGAGTCTGAAGGCATTATTGTCTGGACTGATGAAGAGCAGCTCAGAGTGATGGAGACCATCTGTAAACCTGAGATAAGGTTACACAGAATAG ATGTTGTACAGCAGCATGCTTTTAAGGAAGAGGAAGTTCTTACAGACCAGCAGATCTTTAACCAGGAGAGGAACTCCAGTCTGGACCAGGAGGACCCAGAGCctccacagattaaagaggaacaggaggaactctgcagcagtcaggagggagaggagCTTGGACTGAAGCAGGAGACTGATACTTTCCTCATAAGCGGGTGTCACCATGAAAGTTCCCACAGTGAACCAGAACCAAACAGTGAGCAGCTCCTTTCTCACAGCTCTTCTGAAGCAGAGAGCCGAGATTATGAAGTAAATGGGCATGTGGACTCAAGATCAACTAGAAATGAAGAACTGAAGAAGAGACATCACAGTCAGAGAGTAAATAACACTCCTGTGTCAGTGAGTCAAAGTAGAACGGACACAAAGAACAAGTCTGTACAATGTGACGTGTGTGGAAAAACTTTACCTGATAAATACAAACTGATTGCACATCTAAgagttcacacaggtgagaagccatatTCTTGTTTCACCTGTGCGAAAAGATTTTCTAACTCatcagcattaaaaaaacacatgagaattcacacaggtgagaaaccgtattcttgtagcacctgtgggaaaagattttCTGACTCATCAGCGTTCAAAACACACAGGAgagttcacacaggtgagaagccatattgttgtagcacctgtgggaaaagatttgcTACCTCATCAACGTTGAAAACACACACGAgagttcacacaggtgagaagccatatTGTTGTAGCATGTGTGGGAAAGGATTTAATCAGAAGTCCCATTTGGACTCTCATGCtagaattcacacaggtgagaaaccatatccttgtagcacctgtgggaaaagatttgcTGACTCATCAGGATTCAAAACACACAcgagaattcacacaggtgagaagccatatTGTTGTAGCACCTGTGGCAAAGGATTTATTCAGAAGTCACGTTTGGACTGTCATAtaagaattcacacaggtgagaaaccgtATCCTTGTAGCATCTGTGGGAAAAGGTTTGTCGATAAGGTACAATTAAAGAAGCACATGAGAATTCATACAGTTTAG